In Chitinophaga sp. HK235, a single window of DNA contains:
- a CDS encoding HAD family hydrolase, whose amino-acid sequence MNILALFKPITTFVLDVDGVLTDGTLQLLPGGEMSRKMNIKDGYALQLAVKKGYRVVIISGGKSESVVSRLQGLGIKDIYTGIHDKKEKLQDYVFEHDLAWNEILYMGDDIPDYQVMQLVALPVCPADAVPEIKSISRYVSPVPGGHGCVREVIEKVLKLNNHWLMDEGIASK is encoded by the coding sequence ATGAATATATTAGCTTTATTTAAACCTATTACCACTTTTGTCCTGGATGTGGATGGTGTTTTGACGGATGGAACGTTGCAGCTGCTGCCCGGCGGGGAAATGTCGCGCAAAATGAATATCAAAGACGGCTATGCCTTACAGCTGGCGGTCAAAAAGGGTTACCGTGTGGTGATCATCTCCGGTGGAAAATCGGAGAGCGTGGTAAGTCGCCTGCAGGGACTGGGCATCAAAGATATCTATACCGGTATTCACGATAAAAAGGAAAAACTGCAGGATTATGTATTTGAGCATGATCTTGCCTGGAACGAGATCCTGTATATGGGAGATGATATACCGGATTACCAGGTGATGCAGCTGGTGGCGCTGCCGGTTTGTCCGGCAGATGCGGTACCGGAAATAAAAAGCATCTCCAGATATGTATCACCGGTACCGGGTGGCCATGGCTGCGTACGGGAAGTGATCGAAAAAGTACTGAAGCTGAATAACCACTGGCTGATGGACGAAGGCATAGCATCGAAATAA
- a CDS encoding transglutaminase-like domain-containing protein, with product MHENKEINALFHLLDDPDQEVFDTVANKILLYGKDIIPNLENLWENTIDEAIQERIELLIHRVHYQDLQAALRVWGLSDMQDLLQGAILAAKYQFPDLMPSQVLNEIERIKRNIWLELNNYLTPLEKINVLNSMIYNYFGLKGEEMSYQRKNQFFINQVIESKKGNPLTNGIIYQSLCSMLDLPVYAVNIPRQFILAYFDTFVDFDEPVEPEDQRILFFIDPIQGQIYTQQDVDTYLKRVSVPSVPSYFKPQSNKRIIQYLLEELAKCFRDDKDAYRQDELNNLASILEE from the coding sequence ATGCATGAAAACAAGGAAATAAATGCTTTGTTCCACCTGTTGGATGACCCCGATCAGGAAGTATTCGATACTGTCGCCAATAAAATATTATTGTACGGTAAGGATATTATTCCCAATCTGGAGAATTTGTGGGAGAATACTATTGACGAAGCCATACAGGAACGGATAGAACTGCTGATTCACCGGGTCCATTACCAGGATCTCCAGGCAGCCTTGCGTGTATGGGGCTTATCGGATATGCAGGATCTGCTGCAGGGCGCCATACTGGCTGCCAAATACCAGTTTCCTGATCTGATGCCTTCCCAGGTGCTCAACGAAATTGAACGTATCAAACGTAATATCTGGCTGGAGCTTAACAACTATCTCACTCCACTCGAAAAAATCAATGTACTCAACAGCATGATTTACAATTATTTCGGGCTAAAGGGAGAAGAGATGTCGTACCAGCGGAAAAATCAGTTTTTCATCAACCAGGTAATAGAGTCTAAGAAAGGTAATCCCCTCACCAATGGGATCATCTATCAAAGTCTCTGTTCCATGCTGGACTTGCCGGTATATGCCGTTAATATTCCCCGGCAGTTTATTCTGGCCTACTTTGATACTTTTGTGGATTTTGATGAGCCGGTAGAGCCTGAAGACCAGCGCATCCTGTTTTTCATAGATCCCATACAAGGGCAGATCTATACCCAGCAAGACGTGGACACTTACCTGAAAAGGGTTTCCGTTCCTTCTGTACCCTCCTATTTCAAGCCACAGTCCAACAAGCGGATCATCCAGTACCTGCTGGAGGAGCTGGCCAAGTGTTTCCGGGATGATAAAGATGCTTACCGCCAGGATGAGCTGAATAACCTGGCATCCATACTGGAAGAATAG
- a CDS encoding TonB-dependent receptor — MKQLMLLVLLSIAGTLQAQSLLTGTVTSKTNGKPLEGVTISINQTGTLTDQKGRYSIHLPKKGNYTLQVSYIGYKSYNTTLQASNSTQVADIALEETGLLVKPVEISSLRAGKNAPFVNSTLSAADIKKANLGQDLPILLDQQPGVVTSSDAGTGIGYTGMRVRGSDITRINVTVNGIPVNDAESQGTFFVNMPDFASSVSSIELQRGVGTSTNGAAAFGATLNLSTNEFREKAYGEINSSFGSFNSWKNTVKVGSGLINDHFTIDARLSKITSDGYIDRATSDLRSFYTSAAYISKKTALRLNIFSGKEKTYQAWNGVPKAFLDSARTYNSAGTAKPGTPYNNETDNYQQDHYQLFLNQEINSGLNFNVALHLTRGRGYYEQYRANSALSDYGLPPFEINGTPVTSTDLVRQLWLDNYFYGSVFSVNRTGNKFNWSLGGGWNRYTGDHYGKVIWAKVGIDKDHEYYRYPADKNDFNIYWKGEYKITEALRLFADLQYRNIAYNMNGFEAAPEYMAHVYYNFFNPKAGISYLLSPASRVFASIAVAHKEPNRVDFESNYGVTQPKPEVLRDLEAGYSWSNSIASLQANVYYMNYKNQLVQTGMLTDVGAYVRTNIPKSYRAGVEVSGNVKLSNIFSIAANAAFSQNKVLDYNAISYDSNAVAHTETYKKTNISFSPSFVGGYTLTARPLKGLTIDLIGKYVSRQYLANTSSNDASLDPYYVSNLRFNYVVPQPLFRELGLQLMLNNIFNKKYEPNGSTYSAYDLKQNKVVYDTYYYPMAGFNCFVGVSVGF, encoded by the coding sequence ATGAAACAGCTTATGTTGCTGGTGCTGCTGTCTATAGCAGGCACTTTACAGGCACAATCCCTGCTGACGGGTACCGTTACCAGTAAAACCAATGGTAAACCGCTGGAAGGTGTTACCATCTCTATCAACCAAACAGGCACCTTAACAGATCAAAAAGGCCGTTACAGCATTCATCTCCCTAAAAAAGGAAATTATACGCTTCAGGTAAGTTATATCGGTTACAAATCCTACAACACCACCCTGCAGGCTTCCAACAGCACACAGGTGGCAGATATCGCACTGGAAGAAACCGGCCTTCTTGTGAAACCGGTAGAGATCAGCAGTCTCCGCGCCGGTAAAAACGCTCCGTTTGTGAACAGCACTTTATCTGCTGCCGATATCAAAAAGGCCAACCTCGGACAAGACCTGCCCATACTGCTGGACCAACAACCCGGCGTAGTCACCAGCTCCGACGCCGGTACCGGTATCGGCTATACGGGCATGCGCGTACGTGGCTCCGACATCACCCGCATCAACGTTACCGTTAACGGTATACCTGTCAACGATGCGGAATCACAAGGTACTTTCTTCGTGAACATGCCTGATTTTGCCTCCTCCGTGAGCAGCATAGAATTGCAACGCGGTGTAGGTACCTCCACCAACGGAGCCGCCGCCTTCGGGGCCACGCTCAACCTCAGCACCAACGAATTCCGTGAAAAAGCATATGGTGAAATCAATAGCAGCTTCGGCTCCTTCAACAGCTGGAAAAATACTGTCAAAGTAGGTTCCGGCCTTATCAACGACCACTTCACCATCGACGCACGCCTGTCTAAAATCACCTCCGACGGATATATAGACCGCGCCACCTCTGACCTGCGCTCCTTCTATACTTCCGCCGCGTACATCTCCAAAAAGACAGCGCTGCGCCTCAACATCTTCTCCGGCAAAGAAAAAACATACCAGGCCTGGAACGGCGTACCAAAGGCATTCCTGGACTCCGCCAGGACATATAACTCTGCCGGCACCGCAAAACCCGGTACTCCCTACAACAACGAAACTGACAACTACCAACAGGACCACTATCAGCTGTTCCTCAATCAGGAAATAAATTCCGGTCTCAACTTCAACGTAGCCCTGCACCTCACCCGTGGCCGCGGCTACTACGAACAATATAGAGCCAACAGTGCACTCTCTGATTACGGTCTGCCTCCCTTCGAAATCAACGGCACCCCAGTTACCAGCACCGACCTGGTACGTCAGCTCTGGCTCGACAACTACTTCTACGGCAGCGTCTTCTCTGTGAACCGTACCGGCAACAAATTCAACTGGAGCCTCGGCGGCGGCTGGAACCGCTATACCGGTGATCACTACGGTAAAGTCATCTGGGCTAAAGTCGGCATAGACAAAGACCATGAATACTACCGCTACCCCGCCGACAAAAACGATTTCAACATCTACTGGAAAGGAGAATACAAAATCACTGAAGCACTGCGTCTCTTCGCCGATCTGCAGTACCGCAACATCGCCTACAACATGAACGGCTTTGAAGCCGCACCGGAATATATGGCGCATGTCTACTATAACTTCTTTAATCCTAAGGCTGGCATCTCTTATCTGCTCAGTCCCGCCAGCCGGGTGTTTGCCTCCATCGCCGTGGCGCATAAAGAACCTAATCGTGTTGACTTCGAATCCAACTACGGCGTAACACAGCCTAAACCCGAAGTACTCCGCGACCTCGAAGCCGGTTACTCCTGGAGCAACAGCATCGCCTCCCTCCAGGCCAACGTATACTACATGAACTATAAAAACCAGCTCGTACAAACCGGTATGCTCACCGATGTAGGTGCTTATGTTCGTACCAACATACCTAAGAGTTATCGTGCAGGCGTGGAAGTGAGTGGTAACGTTAAACTGAGCAATATCTTCTCCATCGCTGCCAACGCAGCTTTCAGCCAGAATAAAGTACTGGACTACAATGCTATCTCCTACGACAGCAATGCTGTAGCCCACACTGAGACATATAAGAAAACAAACATCTCCTTCTCCCCTTCCTTCGTAGGTGGATACACACTGACTGCCCGTCCGCTGAAAGGTCTCACCATAGACCTGATCGGCAAATACGTCAGCCGTCAGTATCTGGCTAATACTTCCAGCAACGATGCCAGTCTCGATCCTTATTACGTAAGCAACCTTCGTTTCAACTACGTAGTACCGCAACCGTTATTCCGCGAACTGGGACTGCAACTTATGCTCAACAATATCTTCAATAAAAAATATGAGCCTAACGGAAGCACCTACAGTGCTTATGATCTGAAGCAGAACAAGGTAGTGTATGATACTTACTACTACCCCATGGCAGGGTTTAATTGTTTTGTGGGAGTGAGTGTAGGGTTTTAG
- a CDS encoding single-stranded DNA-binding protein — translation MIKLQLIGHLGRDVVRKEVNGNVVLNFPVAVNERFRNHAGVLEERTTWVDCSLWNREGLAPYLNQGVLVFVEGAPKSEGYITKNNNPAGALRLRVFQLQLLSRKDDEKRRTIMPEVPAVPEQELVEEQPADDLPF, via the coding sequence ATGATCAAACTTCAGTTAATCGGCCATTTGGGCCGGGATGTAGTCAGGAAGGAAGTGAACGGCAATGTGGTGCTTAATTTTCCGGTGGCGGTGAATGAGCGTTTCAGAAACCACGCCGGCGTGCTGGAAGAACGGACCACCTGGGTGGACTGCTCTTTGTGGAACAGGGAAGGACTGGCACCTTATCTGAACCAGGGTGTGCTGGTATTTGTGGAAGGAGCGCCCAAATCGGAAGGTTACATCACTAAAAACAACAATCCTGCGGGAGCACTCCGGCTCCGGGTTTTCCAGCTGCAGCTGCTTAGCCGTAAGGATGATGAAAAACGCCGCACGATCATGCCTGAAGTTCCGGCTGTTCCCGAGCAGGAGCTTGTGGAAGAACAACCCGCCGACGATCTGCCCTTCTAA
- the topA gene encoding type I DNA topoisomerase: MAKNLVIVESPAKAKTIEKILGKDFEVKSCFGHIRDLEKDDMGIDIENNFKPKYVIPEDKEKVVKDLKKLAKETDEVWLATDEDREGEAISWHLCEVLGLDPGETKRIVFHEITKPAIENAVQHPRRVDMDRVNAQQARRILDRIVGFELSPVLWRKMSMRNSLSAGRVQSVAVRLIVEREREINGFTAVSTFKVEAWFTGKDINGKNISFKAEGPNKFKTAEDANKFLQECVKAAYTVKDIQVKPGKKSPAAPFTTSTLQQEASRKLGYSVSKTMLLAQKLYESGFITYMRTDSVNLSDTAVAEIEKAIKTSFGDRYHQYRKFKNKNESAQEAHEAIRPTYMENTTVDDSDTRKLYELIWKRTIASQMADAELEKTIAKISISTNNEELTASGEVLKFDGFLKVYMESHDDEDINEEDAQEGSLPPLAVKQALDLREMKATERFSRPAPRYTEASLVKKLEELGIGRPSTYAPTITTIQKRGYVEKRDKEGVKREFRILILKEDKITHQTDAENTGAEKSKLFPTDLGMIVTDFLNQYFNSVMDYGFTAKIEEEFDEIANGKKVWNKMLGEFYTPFHKDVENTLEHAERVKGERQLGVEESTGKPIVARMGRYGPMIQIGKVEDEEKPRFAKLKATQSIETISLEEAMELFRLPRTLGQFEDSDVVINIGRFGPYAQHDKKFYSLKKEMDPYTVELDEIAPLIVEKRTAKDERTIKIFEKEKIQILKGPYGPYIKQGLKNYKIPKEKIDNAADLTVEEAKAIIEEAKANPPKKKAPPRKKKAE, translated from the coding sequence ATGGCAAAAAATTTAGTTATAGTTGAGTCCCCGGCAAAGGCCAAGACCATTGAAAAAATTCTGGGCAAGGACTTTGAAGTCAAATCCTGCTTCGGCCACATCCGTGACCTGGAGAAGGACGACATGGGGATAGACATTGAAAATAACTTCAAGCCTAAATATGTAATACCGGAAGATAAAGAAAAGGTCGTAAAAGACCTGAAGAAGCTGGCTAAGGAAACCGATGAGGTTTGGCTGGCAACGGATGAGGACCGTGAAGGGGAAGCCATTTCATGGCATTTGTGCGAGGTGCTGGGGCTCGATCCGGGTGAAACCAAACGTATTGTATTCCATGAAATTACCAAACCGGCCATCGAAAATGCGGTACAGCATCCGCGCCGGGTGGATATGGACCGCGTAAACGCCCAACAGGCACGCCGTATACTAGACAGGATTGTGGGTTTTGAATTATCCCCGGTGTTATGGCGGAAAATGAGCATGCGTAACTCGCTCTCTGCCGGCCGCGTACAATCTGTAGCCGTACGACTGATCGTTGAAAGGGAAAGGGAAATCAACGGCTTTACCGCTGTCAGCACCTTTAAGGTAGAAGCCTGGTTCACCGGAAAAGATATCAATGGCAAGAACATATCCTTCAAAGCAGAAGGACCTAATAAGTTCAAAACGGCGGAAGATGCCAACAAATTCCTCCAGGAATGTGTAAAAGCAGCCTATACCGTTAAAGACATACAGGTAAAACCCGGCAAAAAATCACCTGCCGCCCCTTTTACCACTTCTACCCTGCAACAGGAAGCCAGCCGCAAACTGGGATATAGCGTATCTAAAACCATGCTGCTGGCCCAGAAACTGTATGAAAGCGGTTTTATCACCTACATGCGTACTGACTCCGTCAACCTGTCGGACACAGCTGTGGCGGAAATAGAAAAAGCTATCAAAACCAGCTTTGGCGACCGCTACCATCAGTATCGCAAATTCAAAAATAAAAACGAGTCTGCCCAGGAAGCGCACGAAGCGATCCGCCCTACCTACATGGAAAACACCACTGTAGATGACAGCGATACCCGCAAACTGTATGAACTGATCTGGAAACGTACCATCGCCAGCCAGATGGCAGACGCTGAACTGGAAAAAACCATCGCTAAAATCAGTATCTCCACCAACAACGAAGAGCTGACTGCCAGCGGTGAAGTATTGAAATTTGACGGCTTCCTGAAAGTATACATGGAAAGCCACGATGATGAAGATATCAACGAAGAAGATGCTCAGGAAGGATCACTGCCGCCGCTGGCCGTGAAACAGGCCCTGGACCTCAGGGAGATGAAAGCCACCGAAAGATTCTCCCGTCCTGCCCCCCGCTATACAGAAGCCAGCCTCGTTAAAAAGCTGGAAGAACTGGGTATCGGCCGTCCTTCTACCTACGCCCCTACCATCACCACCATCCAGAAACGTGGTTATGTGGAAAAAAGGGACAAAGAAGGCGTAAAAAGGGAATTCCGTATCCTCATTCTGAAAGAAGATAAAATCACTCACCAGACCGATGCCGAAAATACCGGTGCGGAAAAATCCAAACTTTTCCCCACTGATCTGGGCATGATCGTAACCGATTTCCTCAACCAATACTTCAATTCCGTGATGGACTACGGTTTTACCGCCAAAATTGAAGAGGAGTTCGATGAAATCGCCAACGGCAAGAAGGTGTGGAACAAAATGCTGGGAGAGTTCTATACGCCTTTCCATAAGGATGTAGAAAACACCCTGGAGCACGCAGAACGCGTAAAAGGGGAACGTCAGCTGGGTGTAGAAGAGTCTACCGGCAAACCGATTGTGGCCCGTATGGGACGCTACGGCCCCATGATTCAGATCGGCAAGGTAGAAGATGAGGAAAAACCCCGCTTCGCCAAACTGAAAGCTACCCAGAGCATTGAAACCATCTCCCTGGAAGAGGCCATGGAGCTGTTCAGACTGCCCCGTACCCTCGGACAGTTTGAAGATTCGGATGTAGTGATCAATATCGGCCGCTTTGGTCCTTACGCCCAGCACGATAAAAAGTTCTATTCCCTGAAAAAGGAAATGGACCCCTACACGGTGGAGCTGGACGAAATCGCGCCGCTGATCGTTGAGAAAAGGACAGCCAAAGACGAACGTACCATCAAGATATTTGAGAAAGAGAAGATTCAGATACTGAAAGGACCTTATGGCCCCTACATCAAACAGGGACTTAAAAACTATAAGATTCCGAAGGAAAAAATTGATAATGCCGCTGACCTGACTGTGGAAGAAGCCAAAGCCATCATTGAAGAAGCTAAGGCCAATCCTCCCAAGAAAAAGGCTCCGCCCAGGAAGAAAAAAGCGGAATAA
- the era gene encoding GTPase Era — MHKAGFVNIFGKPNAGKSTLLNAIIGEKLAIISPKVQTTRHRITGVLTEPGYQIVFSDTPGIIDPKYKLHEKMMSAVKSALEDADVALLIMDAKDSLEENLELFESLRLKVPAILIINKMDNLVKADMDALLERVKAWGKAKAVVAISARQKKGLPELMKEIVAMLPEGNPFYPDDTLTDKSTRFLVAEMIREKIFQLFEEEIPYHTTVIVTQFQEKETLTKITAEIIVTRDTQKGIILGEGGKSIRELGTQARKEIEQFIERKVFLELFVKVRGKWRDNDLFLKEYGY; from the coding sequence ATGCACAAAGCAGGTTTTGTAAACATATTCGGTAAGCCCAATGCGGGAAAAAGTACCTTGCTCAACGCCATCATCGGTGAAAAGCTGGCTATCATATCCCCCAAGGTGCAAACCACCAGACATCGTATCACAGGCGTATTGACAGAGCCGGGCTACCAGATCGTATTCTCCGATACCCCTGGTATCATCGACCCGAAATATAAACTGCACGAAAAAATGATGAGTGCGGTGAAATCAGCCCTGGAAGATGCTGACGTGGCTTTACTGATCATGGACGCAAAAGACTCGCTGGAAGAAAACCTCGAACTGTTCGAATCCTTACGGCTCAAAGTACCGGCTATCCTCATCATCAACAAAATGGATAACCTCGTTAAAGCAGACATGGACGCACTGCTCGAACGGGTTAAAGCATGGGGAAAAGCCAAAGCGGTAGTAGCTATCTCTGCCAGACAGAAAAAAGGACTCCCCGAACTGATGAAGGAAATCGTTGCCATGCTCCCGGAAGGGAACCCTTTTTACCCGGACGATACCCTCACGGACAAGTCTACACGTTTTCTGGTGGCAGAAATGATACGGGAAAAAATCTTCCAGTTGTTTGAAGAAGAAATCCCTTACCATACTACCGTAATCGTCACTCAGTTCCAGGAAAAGGAAACACTGACTAAAATAACGGCAGAGATCATCGTTACCCGTGATACGCAGAAAGGCATCATTCTTGGAGAAGGAGGTAAATCGATCCGTGAGCTGGGAACACAGGCCAGAAAAGAAATCGAGCAATTCATCGAACGTAAGGTGTTCCTCGAACTGTTCGTTAAGGTACGTGGTAAATGGAGAGACAACGATCTCTTCCTGAAAGAATACGGATATTAA
- a CDS encoding Rossmann-like and DUF2520 domain-containing protein, translating into MDIVIIGTGNVAHCFGQLLKLNGHQVIQVLSRHIDHARDLGEMLNAPYTDDLTDINMNADVYLLAVSDAAIPELNDQLRLGKRIVAHTAGAVPLSAISRISVNTGVLYPLQSIRKELKTYPPIPVMLEAGNDDVLRRLQALAGSIASRIAIADSTQRLKYHLTAVLCNNFTNHLFAEAKAYCEKEQLDFTLLQPIIKETFDRLEKYAPETVQTGPALRKDNATMDLHRSLLADNEHLLRVYEVLSEAIYRLHH; encoded by the coding sequence ATGGACATTGTAATAATTGGAACCGGGAATGTGGCCCATTGTTTTGGCCAGCTGCTGAAACTGAATGGGCACCAGGTGATACAGGTGCTGAGCCGCCATATAGACCATGCCCGGGACCTGGGGGAAATGCTCAATGCCCCCTACACCGATGATTTAACGGATATAAATATGAATGCGGATGTTTATCTCCTGGCCGTCAGCGATGCCGCCATCCCGGAACTGAATGATCAGCTCCGCCTGGGCAAACGGATCGTAGCCCATACGGCAGGGGCCGTACCACTCAGCGCCATCTCCCGCATATCTGTCAATACCGGCGTATTATACCCTTTACAATCCATCCGTAAGGAACTCAAAACCTACCCGCCTATCCCGGTTATGCTGGAAGCAGGCAATGATGACGTACTCAGGCGTTTGCAGGCGCTGGCTGGCAGTATTGCCTCCCGTATTGCCATAGCAGACTCAACCCAGCGACTGAAATACCATCTCACCGCAGTGTTGTGCAACAACTTCACCAACCATCTTTTTGCCGAAGCCAAAGCTTATTGTGAGAAGGAGCAGCTGGACTTCACCCTGTTGCAACCTATTATTAAGGAGACTTTCGACCGGCTGGAGAAGTATGCTCCGGAAACGGTACAGACCGGTCCGGCCCTCCGTAAGGACAACGCTACCATGGACTTGCACCGTTCCCTCCTGGCTGATAATGAACATCTCTTACGGGTATACGAAGTGCTGAGTGAAGCCATCTACCGGCTGCATCATTAA
- the der gene encoding ribosome biogenesis GTPase Der: MAGFTVAIVGRPNVGKSTLFNRLLEQRRAIVDDQSGVTRDRQYGIADWNGKSFNVIDTGGFVSNSDDVFEREIRKQAKVAMDEANVLIFMTDVSTGITDLDSDVANLLRRTSKPVYLVVNKVDNGQRQLEATEFYSLGFDKTFFLSSMSGSGTGELLDDIVTNITDDMEDPNLESNIPKIAIIGQPNVGKSSLLNALVGADRNIVSDIAGTTRDTIHTRYNMYQKDFILIDTAGIRRKQKVNEDLEFYSVIRAIKAVDESDVVMLLLDAEKGITAQDLSIFSLAARKGKGVVVLVNKWDLMEKSTNTARDYEKDLKKRLAPFSDVPVIFTSVVEKQRIFKAIETALEVYDNRQRRVQTSRLNEVMLKAIEAFHPPVVRGIPIRIKYVTQLPTHTPAFAFFCNLPDDVKTPYRNYLENQLRTNFDFRGVPIKIFFRKK; the protein is encoded by the coding sequence ATGGCTGGATTTACAGTAGCTATAGTGGGCCGCCCGAACGTGGGCAAATCAACGTTGTTCAACCGTTTACTGGAACAGCGCAGAGCTATCGTAGACGATCAGAGCGGTGTAACGCGTGATCGTCAATATGGTATTGCGGACTGGAACGGCAAATCTTTCAACGTGATCGATACCGGCGGGTTTGTATCCAACAGTGATGATGTATTTGAACGGGAAATCCGTAAACAGGCCAAAGTGGCCATGGATGAAGCAAACGTGCTGATATTCATGACCGATGTATCAACCGGCATCACCGATCTCGATTCCGATGTGGCCAATCTCCTGCGCCGTACTTCCAAACCGGTATACCTGGTTGTCAATAAAGTGGATAACGGCCAGCGTCAGCTGGAAGCCACTGAGTTCTACAGCCTTGGCTTCGATAAAACCTTCTTCCTCTCTTCTATGAGTGGAAGCGGTACCGGTGAACTGCTCGATGATATCGTAACCAATATCACCGATGATATGGAAGACCCCAACCTGGAATCCAATATCCCTAAAATTGCGATCATTGGCCAGCCTAATGTGGGTAAATCTTCCCTGCTCAACGCCCTCGTGGGTGCAGACCGTAACATCGTATCCGATATCGCCGGTACTACCCGCGATACCATCCATACCCGGTACAACATGTACCAAAAGGATTTTATCCTCATCGATACCGCCGGTATCAGACGTAAACAAAAGGTAAATGAAGACCTGGAGTTTTACTCCGTTATCCGCGCTATCAAAGCTGTAGATGAATCCGATGTGGTGATGCTCCTGCTGGATGCTGAAAAAGGCATCACGGCCCAGGACCTCAGCATCTTTAGCCTCGCTGCCCGTAAAGGTAAAGGCGTGGTGGTGCTGGTCAACAAATGGGACCTGATGGAAAAAAGCACCAACACTGCCCGCGACTACGAAAAAGACCTGAAAAAACGCCTGGCTCCTTTCTCCGATGTACCGGTGATCTTCACCTCCGTCGTCGAAAAGCAACGTATCTTCAAAGCGATAGAAACCGCACTGGAAGTATACGACAACCGCCAGCGCAGAGTACAGACCTCCCGCCTCAACGAGGTGATGCTCAAAGCTATCGAAGCTTTTCACCCGCCGGTAGTAAGAGGTATTCCTATCCGTATCAAGTATGTAACGCAACTGCCTACGCATACACCGGCCTTTGCTTTCTTCTGTAACCTGCCGGATGATGTGAAGACGCCTTACAGAAATTATCTTGAAAATCAGCTTCGGACAAACTTTGATTTCAGAGGGGTGCCGATCAAAATTTTCTTCCGTAAAAAATAG
- a CDS encoding geranylgeranylglycerol-phosphate geranylgeranyltransferase: protein MKLWAAFFKLVRYPNLIYIALTQFLLQYCVVAPVLHSTGEEPSLSVPQFILLSLSTVLIAAAGYIINDYFDINIDIVNKPDKMVLDKIISRRWAMAWHTIFNMAGVSLGFIVAWKTGQIYLGFTQVICSLLLWFYSTSFKRQVLIGNVVISLLTALSVVVVGFYEKQIYESFEAIMSPSGRKLIQIIGVYALFAFIISMIREIVKDLEDMIGDSKDGCRTIPIIWGVLPAKRLCNILLLLLQITIVAVEVRVWILGWYGAIIYLLLFVQLPCIYVYWLLKKAHLAAHYHKVSSIVKLVMLTGILSMIFFKLLL, encoded by the coding sequence ATGAAACTCTGGGCTGCATTTTTTAAACTGGTGAGATATCCCAATCTCATATATATTGCCCTAACCCAGTTTTTGCTGCAATATTGCGTGGTAGCACCTGTATTGCACAGCACCGGTGAAGAACCGTCACTTTCTGTGCCGCAGTTCATTCTGTTGAGCCTTTCTACCGTGCTGATTGCTGCCGCGGGCTATATTATCAATGATTATTTTGATATCAACATTGATATTGTCAACAAGCCCGATAAAATGGTGCTGGATAAAATCATCAGCCGCCGCTGGGCAATGGCCTGGCATACCATATTTAATATGGCCGGTGTGTCACTGGGTTTTATCGTAGCCTGGAAAACAGGCCAGATCTATCTGGGCTTTACCCAGGTGATCTGCTCCCTGCTGTTGTGGTTTTACTCCACTTCCTTTAAAAGGCAGGTACTGATCGGCAACGTGGTGATCTCCCTGCTGACCGCCTTATCGGTGGTAGTAGTGGGCTTTTACGAGAAACAGATCTACGAAAGCTTTGAGGCCATCATGTCTCCTTCCGGAAGGAAACTGATACAGATCATTGGTGTGTATGCGTTGTTTGCCTTTATCATTTCCATGATAAGGGAAATTGTGAAAGACCTGGAAGATATGATCGGTGACAGTAAAGACGGTTGCCGTACAATCCCCATCATCTGGGGCGTGCTGCCGGCCAAACGCCTGTGCAACATCCTGCTGTTGCTGCTGCAGATAACCATTGTCGCGGTGGAAGTAAGGGTATGGATATTGGGTTGGTATGGTGCCATTATTTACCTGTTGCTGTTTGTGCAGTTGCCCTGCATTTACGTTTACTGGCTGTTGAAGAAGGCACACCTGGCGGCACATTACCACAAGGTGAGTTCCATTGTAAAGCTGGTGATGCTGACGGGTATTTTATCCATGATATTTTTTAAACTTTTGTTATAG